A region from the Mesorhizobium sp. J8 genome encodes:
- a CDS encoding DUF305 domain-containing protein, with protein sequence MTLAKKIVLLLMAAGMLLAVFLESVPASSEEMKHDMSKMAMGARSPATAGYEAAMKKMHKDMMIKYTGNADVDFVRGMIPHHQGAIDMAKVVIANGKDPEIRKLAEGVVKAQEAEIEEMKDWLAKHPVK encoded by the coding sequence ATGACCCTGGCCAAGAAAATCGTGCTGCTTTTGATGGCGGCGGGAATGCTGCTTGCCGTCTTCCTCGAAAGCGTGCCGGCCTCGTCCGAGGAGATGAAGCACGACATGTCCAAGATGGCGATGGGCGCCCGGAGCCCGGCCACTGCGGGCTACGAGGCGGCGATGAAGAAGATGCACAAGGACATGATGATCAAATACACCGGCAATGCCGATGTCGACTTCGTCCGCGGCATGATCCCGCATCACCAGGGCGCCATCGACATGGCCAAGGTGGTGATCGCCAACGGCAAGGACCCCGAAATCCGCAAGCTCGCCGAAGGCGTGGTCAAGGCGCAGGAGGCCGAGATCGAGGAAATGAAGGACTGGCTCGCCAAGCACCCGGTAAAGTAG
- a CDS encoding aldo/keto reductase, whose protein sequence is MPSTVRTLKLPSGEAVPVLGQGTWKMGEDRRRRAEEVAALKHGLDLGITLIDTAEMYASGGAEEVVAEAIAGRRDETFLVSKVLPSNASRAGVKRACESSLKRLSTDRIDLYLLHWPGSVPLSETVEAFEALKAEGKIRHWGVSNFDTHEMEDLVGLSSGGNVQTNQVLYNLSRRGPEFDLAPWCAERGIPLMAYSPVEQGALARNARLETVASRHNATAAQIALAWVMAQPGVIAIPKASRQEHVRQNAAALDVKLTPEDFADLDRAFPPPTRKRGLEMI, encoded by the coding sequence ATGCCGTCAACAGTCAGAACCCTCAAGCTGCCGTCCGGCGAAGCCGTTCCGGTGCTGGGCCAAGGCACCTGGAAGATGGGTGAGGACCGCCGCCGCCGCGCCGAAGAGGTGGCGGCGCTGAAGCATGGGCTCGACCTTGGCATCACGCTGATCGACACGGCCGAGATGTATGCCAGCGGCGGCGCCGAGGAAGTGGTGGCGGAGGCGATCGCCGGGCGCCGCGACGAGACCTTCCTGGTCTCCAAGGTGCTGCCCTCCAACGCTTCGCGCGCCGGCGTGAAACGCGCCTGCGAGAGCAGCCTGAAGCGGCTTTCCACCGATCGCATCGATCTCTATCTCTTGCATTGGCCGGGCAGCGTGCCGCTGTCCGAAACCGTTGAAGCCTTCGAGGCCCTGAAGGCTGAAGGCAAGATTCGCCACTGGGGCGTCAGCAATTTCGATACCCACGAGATGGAGGACCTTGTCGGTCTGTCGTCCGGCGGCAATGTCCAGACCAATCAGGTTCTCTACAACCTGTCGCGGCGCGGCCCCGAATTCGACCTCGCCCCGTGGTGCGCGGAGCGCGGCATCCCGCTGATGGCCTATTCGCCGGTGGAGCAGGGCGCGCTGGCCCGCAATGCCAGGCTCGAGACCGTAGCCTCGCGCCACAACGCCACCGCCGCGCAGATCGCGCTCGCCTGGGTGATGGCGCAACCGGGCGTCATCGCCATCCCCAAGGCCAGCCGGCAGGAGCATGTCCGCCAGAATGCAGCCGCGCTCGACGTCAAGCTGACGCCTGAGGATTTCGCCGATCTCGACCGCGCCTTCCCGCCGCCCACGCGCAAGCGCGGCCTGGAGATGATCTAG
- a CDS encoding MBL fold metallo-hydrolase: MERISAGPHHTAYKIGDLTVTSLRDGYVDMPVRRLHKPGGEPFGNDLPSQVPLFDRALRLSVNAFAIDDGQDITLIDTGSANAWHPTMGFLPQALDEARIAVERIRTVAFTHTHLDHIHGLVLADGRDGFPRLSRLFVPRAELDMFRSVARLSRFRAEPLDPGQRLSANIEAIAAPGHEIGHTCFRVTSGGETLLVWGDLVHVPSLQFERPEVAWEFDADQEQARATRLRILALAADNAWCVAGAHLDSPGVGRVSRGETGFRFQPL, from the coding sequence ATGGAACGAATTTCAGCCGGACCCCATCACACGGCCTACAAAATCGGCGACTTGACCGTCACCTCGCTGCGCGATGGTTATGTCGACATGCCGGTCCGGCGGCTGCATAAGCCGGGAGGCGAGCCATTCGGCAACGATCTGCCGTCGCAGGTGCCACTCTTCGACCGCGCGCTCAGATTGTCGGTCAATGCCTTCGCCATCGATGACGGCCAAGACATCACGCTCATCGATACGGGATCCGCGAACGCCTGGCACCCGACGATGGGCTTTCTGCCGCAGGCGTTGGACGAGGCGAGGATCGCCGTCGAACGGATCCGCACGGTTGCATTCACCCACACGCATCTCGACCATATCCACGGGCTTGTCCTTGCCGATGGTCGCGACGGTTTCCCGCGGCTCTCCCGCCTGTTTGTCCCTCGAGCCGAGCTCGACATGTTCCGATCGGTAGCGAGGTTGAGCCGCTTCCGCGCAGAACCGTTGGACCCTGGGCAGCGCCTGAGCGCGAATATCGAGGCGATCGCGGCGCCGGGCCACGAAATCGGTCACACATGCTTTCGAGTCACGAGCGGCGGCGAAACATTGTTGGTCTGGGGCGACCTCGTGCATGTGCCGTCGCTTCAGTTCGAGCGGCCGGAGGTCGCATGGGAGTTCGACGCCGACCAGGAACAGGCGCGGGCGACCCGGTTGCGCATCTTGGCCCTTGCCGCCGACAACGCCTGGTGCGTTGCCGGAGCGCATCTCGATTCACCGGGTGTCGGCCGGGTTTCGCGAGGCGAAACAGGCTTCCGCTTCCAGCCGCTGTAG
- a CDS encoding TetR/AcrR family transcriptional regulator, with amino-acid sequence MRRIAPDRDQLLGIIAEVFREHGYEGASLALIGEATGLGKGSLYHFFPGGKEEMARAVIAHIDGWFEDNVFATLRDGADPLAGIEQMLAATDSYFRSGRRVCLIGAFALDESRDLFAGQIGSYFGRWVVHLAGALERSGHPPVEAGELAEEAVAAIQGALTLARAANDLDVFSRALRRLRIRLLAKT; translated from the coding sequence ATGCGACGCATCGCTCCGGATCGCGACCAGTTGCTGGGGATCATTGCCGAAGTCTTCCGCGAGCACGGCTATGAGGGCGCCAGCCTTGCCCTGATCGGCGAAGCGACGGGACTCGGCAAGGGAAGCCTCTACCACTTCTTTCCCGGCGGCAAGGAGGAGATGGCGCGAGCCGTCATTGCTCATATCGACGGCTGGTTCGAGGACAATGTGTTTGCGACCCTGCGCGACGGCGCCGATCCGCTGGCCGGGATCGAACAGATGCTCGCGGCGACGGACAGCTATTTCCGCTCGGGGCGGCGGGTTTGCCTGATCGGCGCCTTTGCGCTCGATGAATCGCGCGATCTCTTCGCGGGCCAGATCGGAAGCTATTTCGGCCGCTGGGTCGTGCATCTTGCCGGTGCGCTGGAGCGATCCGGGCACCCACCGGTCGAGGCCGGCGAATTGGCCGAGGAAGCCGTCGCGGCCATCCAGGGCGCGCTCACGCTGGCCCGCGCGGCCAACGACCTTGACGTGTTTTCAAGGGCATTGCGGCGACTGCGGATAAGGCTGCTGGCCAAGACGTAG
- a CDS encoding DUF1348 family protein, with amino-acid sequence MSRPPLPPFTAETAAQKARLAEDAWNSRDPERVSLAYTEDSVWRNRAEFISGRGEIVGFLKRKWARELDYRLIKEVWTWNDNRIAVRFAYEWRDDSGHWFRSYGNENWEFDEAGLMRRRVASINDLPITERERKYHWPLGRRPDDHPGLSELGL; translated from the coding sequence ATGAGCCGCCCGCCATTGCCGCCTTTCACGGCCGAGACAGCGGCGCAAAAGGCGCGCCTTGCGGAGGACGCCTGGAACAGCCGAGATCCCGAACGGGTCTCGCTCGCCTATACCGAAGACAGCGTCTGGCGGAACCGGGCCGAATTCATCTCAGGCCGCGGCGAGATCGTCGGCTTCCTCAAGCGCAAATGGGCGCGCGAACTGGACTACCGCCTCATCAAGGAGGTGTGGACCTGGAACGACAATCGCATCGCGGTGCGCTTTGCCTATGAATGGCGCGACGACAGCGGCCACTGGTTCCGCTCCTACGGCAACGAGAACTGGGAGTTCGACGAAGCCGGACTGATGCGCCGTCGCGTGGCGAGCATCAATGACCTGCCGATCACGGAGCGCGAGCGGAAATACCACTGGCCGCTCGGCCGGCGGCCCGACGACCATCCCGGCCTTTCGGAACTTGGGCTTTAG